Proteins co-encoded in one Dasypus novemcinctus isolate mDasNov1 chromosome 18, mDasNov1.1.hap2, whole genome shotgun sequence genomic window:
- the LOC101411563 gene encoding ral guanine nucleotide dissociation stimulator-like: MPTREYELVAELQKLQVRCCYDCLVPDGRFGAWFEAVEQLGQKDSLLLSREWELPPESASESFQAQQPPEGSEPWSRDRQGPDPESSGSSSTAHSSVQLQGGPDLSSGDAADSPHTPVAGSSGSAVEIHLDHIPEAQDGQEAKPRQSTCASPQIGSTVTSASGGTSSSSSIQARATQTSQKRRDSRPRYKRHVGDRCFVHVALAEDSGYKVQSVLVTDQDRAPAVIRKALEEHELAGEQPADYQLVQIISGDGTLQIPDGANVYYAMAPSRDYRFLLRKTTPLDAQVKERALSALRGSRQKGPRFRKGKL; this comes from the exons ATGCCCACCCGG GAATACGAGCTGGTGGCCGAGCTGCAGAAGCTGCAGGTGCGCTGCTGCTACGACTGCCTTGTGCCCGACGGGCGCTTCGGGGCCTGGTTTGAGGCCGTGGAGCAGCTTGGACAGAAGGACAG CCTCCTCCTGTCTCGTGAGTGGGAGCTGCCACCCGAGTCGGCCAGTGAGAGCTTCCAGGCCCAACAGCCCCCGGAAGGCAGCGAGCCTTGGAGCAGAGA CCGCCAGGGCCCCGACCCTGAGTCCAGCGGCAGCAGCAGCACTGCCCACTCCAGCGTCCAGCTCCAGGGTGGCCCTGACCTGAGCAGTGGGGATGCAGCAGATTCTCCTCACACACCCGTGGCTGGCTCCTCTGGCTCTGCGGTGGAAATCCACCTGGACCACATCCCGGAGGCCCAGGACGGCCAGGAAGCGAAG CCGAGACAGTCGACCTGTGCATCACCTCAGATCGGCTCCACCGTCACGTCAGCGTCGGGAGGAacgtcctcttcctcctccatccaAGCCAGGGCCACCCAGACCAGCCAAAAGCGCCGTGACTCACGGCCACGCTACAAACGGCATGTGGGTGACCGCTGCTTCGTCCATGTCGCCCTGGCCGAGGACAGCGGCTACAAGGTCCAGAGCGTCCTG GTGACTGACCAAGACAGGGCTCCAGCCGTGATCcgcaaggccctggaagagcaCGAGCTGGCTGGGGAGCAACCCGCGGACTACCAGCTGGTGCAGATCATCTCAGGAGATGGAA cgCTGCAGATCCCGGACGGCGCCAACGTGTATTACGCTATGGCGCCCTCGCGTGATTATCGGTTTCTTCTGAGGAAGACCACGCCCCTGGATGCCCAGGTCAAGGAGAGGGCTCTCTCAGCCCTTCGGGGGAGTCGGCAGAAGGGACCCAGGTTCCGAAAGGGAAAACTGTAA
- the LOC139436821 gene encoding ral guanine nucleotide dissociation stimulator-like, translating to MDAELFKKVVPYHCLGSIWSQRHQKGKEHVAPTVRAVISQFNRVADCVVATCLGDRSMKAADRARVVEHWIEVARECRTLRNFSSGRAILSALERHMIGHQKKTWVEVSRDSFRLFQTLSEIFSTESDSSQGSELISQEGNPEFATLDTNPNRAQQQQQQQQRVGVARAGGQGGWPPSQGGALHPAIPPRPLSPGSLPSMSVPLEA from the exons ATGGATGCG GAGTTgttcaagaaggtggtgcccTATCACTGCCTGGGCTCCATCTGGTCCCAGCGCCACCAGAAGGGCAAGGAGCACGTGGCGCCCACCGTGCGCGCCGTCATCAGCCAGTTCAACCGCGTGGCCGACTGCGTCGTGGCCACCTGTCTCGGGGACCGCAGCATGAAGGCCGCAgacagggccagggtggtggagcactggatcGAGGTGGCCAGG GAGTGCCGAACCCTCCGCAACTTCTCCTCAGGCCGTGCCATCCTCTCTGCTCTCGAAAGGCACATGATTGGCCATCAGAAGAAGACATGGGTGGAAGTTTCCAG ggacagCTTCCGCCTCTTTCAGACACTGTCTGAGATTTTCTCCACTGAGAGCGACTCCTCCCAGGGCAGCGAGCTGATCTCCCAG GAGGGGAACCCCGAGTTTGCCACCCTGGACACGAACCCCAACAgagcccagcagcagcagcagcagcagcagcgggtGGGTGTGGCTCGTGCCGGGGGCCAGGGCGGGTGGCCTCCAAGTCAGGGTGGGGCCCTCCACCCAGCCATCCCTCCTAGGCCTCTGAGTCCCGGGAGCCTCCCTTCCATGTCTGTTCCCCTGGAAGCCTGA